A stretch of the Perca fluviatilis chromosome 17, GENO_Pfluv_1.0, whole genome shotgun sequence genome encodes the following:
- the LOC120545303 gene encoding uncharacterized protein LOC120545303, producing the protein MASTPTTRRSKQLPPPPDLSELMNKPKEHAASFIREFDSREPKIRPIIREFREIAAKVRKTQERTDEVRRVGAGALGVAPLGMPFGLLAGAAAVARAEATALALAAAAVAAAAVAGGARALSPRAAAGAIVAAAGAAAAAGGAGVVAAALVIAAGLAICVAGANVTKGMSESGSVKKVEELAKEFMKIVEPLKNDLEEIKRTCEKLEQRSAEVQAEITLREMEELQRSLSIPGRSDGVLSTMEKVFTLTATPEEDRKLRDSIIQSADLCQKVIDDLEKMKEDLKEQ; encoded by the coding sequence ATGGCTTCAACACCAACAACAAGACGGAGTAAACaactgcctcctcctcctgatCTGTCTGAATTAATGAACAAACCCAAAGAACATGCAGCTTCATTCATCAGAGAGTTTGACAGCAGAGAACCAAAGATAAGACCGATTATTAGAGAGTTTAGGGAGATCGCTGCTAAAGTCAGAAAGACGCAGGAGAGAACAGATGAAGTCAGAAGAGTAGGAGCTGGTGCACTAGGAGTCGCACCCCTCGGCATGCCGTTTGGCTTACttgcaggagcagcagcagtagcaagAGCAGAAGCAACAGCACTAgcactagcagcagcagcagtagcagcagcagcagtagcaggagGGGCAAGAGCATTATCACCAAGGGCAGCAGCAGGAGCcatagtagcagcagcaggggcagcagctgcagcaggaggGGCAggagtagtagcagcagcactAGTAATAGCTGCAGGATTAGCAATTTGTGTTGCTGGTGCAAATGTAACAAAAGGGATGTCAGAGAGTGGAAGTGTTAAGAAAGTAGAAGAACTGGCGAAAGAGTTCATGAAGATTGTTGAACCGCTGAAGAACGACCTGGAAGAAATAAAGAGGACGTGTGAGAAGTTGGAGCAAAGATCAGCTGAAGTTCAGGCTGAAATCACTCTGAGAGAAATGGAGGAGTTACAGAGGAGTCTGTCTATCCCTGGAAGAAGTGACGGAGTATTGTCTACTATGGAGAAAGTCTTCACACTTACTGCGACCCCTGAAGAGGACAGAAAGTTAAGAGACTCCATCATCCAGTCAGCTGATCTCTGTCAGAAAGTCATCGATGACTTGGAGAAGATGAAGGAAGATCTCAAAGAACAGTGA